The following proteins come from a genomic window of Ilumatobacter coccineus YM16-304:
- a CDS encoding cytochrome c family protein, with product MTEIPEHLLKRSRERRAAIGQGGDGGADAAASSDGASSSAPAKAASTAPAAAPASTGPAARTAAAAPEAPKPPKPDPAYVVAAKQRRKVPWWAMATLSLMPVWGFMYVRALTESTAVEEGPIGIGAEMYGNCSSCHGGAGGGGLGYAFTGGEVLETFPNIEDQIRYVYYGTEGYNLEGIEIYGNPDREGGPHITGARNVMPAFGGQLTGYEILGVVCHERYTLGGADADSDEYAAEFAEWCSAESPVFHALEDGEFDLTDDEVEPFVNAEGETFEITPIGSAPVPGTP from the coding sequence GTGACTGAGATCCCCGAGCATCTGCTGAAGCGGTCGCGCGAACGGCGCGCCGCGATCGGCCAAGGCGGAGACGGCGGCGCGGATGCCGCTGCTTCGTCCGACGGAGCGTCGTCTTCCGCTCCTGCCAAGGCTGCCTCGACGGCACCGGCAGCAGCGCCCGCCTCGACCGGCCCGGCGGCCCGCACCGCAGCCGCGGCACCCGAGGCACCGAAGCCGCCGAAGCCCGACCCGGCCTACGTGGTCGCCGCCAAGCAGCGCCGCAAGGTGCCGTGGTGGGCCATGGCCACGCTGTCGCTCATGCCCGTGTGGGGCTTCATGTACGTGCGCGCGCTCACCGAGTCGACCGCGGTCGAAGAGGGCCCGATCGGCATCGGCGCCGAGATGTACGGCAACTGCTCGAGCTGCCACGGCGGCGCGGGTGGCGGTGGCCTCGGCTACGCCTTCACCGGCGGCGAAGTGCTCGAGACCTTCCCGAACATCGAAGACCAGATCCGCTACGTCTACTACGGCACCGAGGGCTACAACCTCGAAGGCATCGAGATCTACGGCAACCCCGACCGCGAAGGCGGGCCTCACATCACGGGCGCCCGCAACGTCATGCCGGCCTTCGGTGGTCAGCTCACCGGTTATGAGATCCTCGGCGTGGTCTGCCACGAGCGCTACACGCTCGGCGGCGCCGACGCCGACAGCGACGAGTACGCCGCCGAGTTCGCCGAATGGTGCTCGGCCGAATCGCCGGTCTTCCACGCCCTCGAAGACGGCGAGTTCGACCTCACCGACGACGAAGTCGAGCCGTTCGTCAACGCCGAAGGCGAGACGTTCGAGATCACCCCGATCGGCTCCGCGCCCGTTCCCGGCACCCCCTGA
- a CDS encoding TrkH family potassium uptake protein encodes MRGAASDGPAHGGGHNLSSFDPHALTNPRTSLLGRRGERLLREDRRPTLTGHIVGLSTAVVGLGIFLAGLVDVVDGGPDIVVLLVTGLVMAIVGAVAWRSTITPKQIRVLDVFTAVTVTWVVIAVLGAIPYVLTGHFGRVDDALFESISGFTTTGATVTSDIEATSKGLLFWRSTTQWMGGMGVIVLVVAVLPTVGSGGMNLLEAEAPGPTGERLTPRVRETARRLWAVYLGFTAVLAALYCLAGMSIYDGVSHSFTTVSTGGFSPYQASMGHFESDVIQWLAIFGMFFAGGSFTLYWRAIRRNPKPLLMSTEFRVYALFALAITLWAFVTSGNGGGQSAGFRDSLFTTLSTVTTTGYVTTEYGLWSETAQSLLLIALPIGAMAGSTAGGIKIVRVMAVASFAHREALKHLHPKLVRPIRVGSGMLSDDVAGKVVGFLLLTLVIFGGGSFFIAATGPDLITAFSASATALGNVGPGLGDLDHTGDFTAIPSLGRAIAMVQMLLGRLEIYPVILALSVVTLRAPRLGRAVRNNN; translated from the coding sequence GTGAGAGGCGCCGCGTCCGACGGGCCGGCACACGGCGGAGGACACAATCTCAGTTCGTTCGACCCGCACGCGTTGACGAACCCGCGCACGTCGTTGCTCGGCCGTCGCGGCGAACGTCTGCTCCGCGAAGACCGTCGACCGACGCTGACCGGTCACATCGTCGGCCTCAGCACCGCGGTGGTCGGTCTGGGCATCTTCCTCGCGGGACTCGTCGACGTCGTCGACGGTGGCCCCGACATCGTCGTGTTGCTCGTCACCGGCCTGGTCATGGCGATCGTCGGCGCGGTGGCGTGGCGATCGACGATCACGCCGAAGCAGATCCGCGTGCTCGACGTGTTCACCGCGGTCACGGTCACGTGGGTGGTGATCGCCGTGCTCGGAGCGATCCCGTACGTCCTCACCGGTCACTTCGGGCGCGTCGACGACGCGTTGTTCGAGTCGATCTCGGGGTTCACCACGACCGGCGCCACGGTCACGTCCGACATCGAGGCCACGTCGAAGGGACTGCTGTTCTGGCGCTCGACCACACAGTGGATGGGTGGCATGGGCGTCATCGTGCTCGTCGTCGCCGTGCTCCCGACCGTCGGCTCGGGCGGGATGAACCTCCTCGAAGCCGAAGCCCCCGGCCCCACCGGCGAGCGGTTGACGCCTCGGGTTCGCGAGACGGCGCGACGCCTGTGGGCGGTCTACCTCGGCTTCACGGCGGTACTCGCGGCGCTGTACTGCCTGGCGGGCATGAGCATCTACGACGGTGTGAGCCACAGCTTCACCACGGTCTCGACTGGCGGATTCTCGCCGTACCAGGCGTCGATGGGACACTTCGAGTCCGACGTCATCCAGTGGTTGGCGATCTTCGGCATGTTCTTCGCCGGCGGCAGTTTCACGCTCTACTGGCGAGCGATCAGGCGTAACCCGAAGCCACTGCTGATGTCGACCGAATTCCGGGTCTACGCCCTGTTCGCGCTCGCGATCACGCTGTGGGCGTTCGTCACCTCGGGGAACGGAGGCGGCCAATCGGCCGGGTTCCGCGACTCGCTGTTCACGACGCTGTCGACGGTCACCACGACCGGTTACGTCACGACCGAGTACGGCCTGTGGAGCGAGACGGCGCAGTCGCTGTTGCTGATCGCACTGCCCATCGGCGCCATGGCCGGGTCGACGGCCGGCGGCATCAAGATCGTGCGCGTCATGGCCGTTGCGAGCTTCGCCCACCGCGAAGCGCTCAAGCACCTGCACCCCAAGTTGGTGCGCCCCATCCGTGTCGGCAGCGGCATGCTCTCCGACGACGTCGCCGGCAAGGTCGTCGGCTTCCTGTTGCTCACACTCGTGATCTTCGGCGGCGGCTCGTTCTTCATCGCGGCGACGGGGCCCGACCTGATCACCGCGTTCTCGGCGTCGGCGACGGCACTCGGCAACGTCGGCCCCGGCCTCGGCGACCTCGATCACACCGGTGACTTCACCGCCATCCCGTCGCTGGGTCGAGCGATCGCGATGGTGCAGATGTTGCTCGGGCGACTCGAGATCTACCCCGTGATCCTCGCGTTGTCGGTCGTGACGTTGCGAGCACCGCGACTCGGTCGCGCCGTTCGCAACAACAACTGA
- a CDS encoding polyprenyl synthetase family protein, with protein MALENVTSNAQTSPLFGMSTSDDDRKRIEAAMHAAVVTPDAYLTEIASHLIVAGGKRLRPVLSTVAAQIAGGDASDDVVRGGVSCELVHLGSLYHDDVMDEADTRRGVETVNAKWGNLQAILAGDFLLSRASEIAASLGTEVAGLLARTIGWLCEGQIEELRHTYDTSRTEDSYYASIHGKTASLYGTAARIGGIVAGHDQATIDALTEYGNAYGMVFQIVDDILDATATDEELGKPAGHDMVEGVYTLPVLRTLALDTPASAELLELLGAPLDAAQQDKALSIVRSNAGVASAIDTAGEYVARAVEACSSFPESPATTALADAPAALLASVAR; from the coding sequence GTGGCCCTGGAGAACGTGACGTCGAACGCGCAGACGTCTCCGCTGTTCGGAATGTCGACGAGCGACGACGACCGGAAGCGGATCGAAGCAGCGATGCACGCCGCGGTGGTGACCCCCGATGCGTATCTCACCGAGATCGCGTCGCATCTCATCGTCGCCGGTGGCAAACGTCTGCGGCCGGTGCTGTCGACCGTCGCCGCGCAGATCGCCGGTGGCGACGCGTCCGACGACGTCGTGCGCGGCGGCGTCTCGTGCGAGCTCGTCCACCTCGGGTCGCTCTATCACGACGACGTGATGGACGAAGCCGACACCCGTCGAGGCGTCGAGACCGTCAACGCCAAGTGGGGCAACCTGCAGGCCATCCTCGCCGGCGACTTCCTGCTGTCTCGGGCCTCCGAGATCGCGGCGTCGCTCGGTACCGAAGTGGCCGGGCTGCTCGCCCGCACCATCGGGTGGCTCTGCGAAGGGCAGATCGAAGAACTTCGACACACCTACGACACCAGCCGCACCGAAGACAGCTACTACGCGTCGATCCACGGCAAGACGGCGTCGCTGTACGGCACGGCGGCACGCATCGGCGGCATCGTCGCCGGACACGACCAGGCGACCATCGACGCGCTCACCGAGTACGGCAACGCCTACGGCATGGTGTTCCAGATCGTCGACGACATCCTCGACGCCACGGCCACCGACGAGGAGTTGGGCAAGCCGGCCGGCCACGACATGGTCGAAGGCGTCTACACGCTCCCGGTGCTGCGCACCCTGGCGCTCGACACACCGGCGTCGGCCGAACTGCTCGAACTGCTCGGCGCACCGCTCGACGCCGCCCAGCAGGACAAGGCGCTGTCGATCGTGCGGTCGAACGCCGGCGTCGCCTCGGCCATCGACACCGCCGGCGAGTACGTGGCCCGGGCGGTCGAAGCATGTTCGTCGTTCCCGGAGTCACCGGCGACGACGGCGCTCGCCGACGCCCCGGCGGCCCTGTTGGCCAGCGTCGCCCGCTGA
- a CDS encoding 4Fe-4S dicluster domain-containing protein translates to MAKTDANPPLMPYTDDYTLVEVDADYLTKAVKPKQFIHIDQSECISCEGCVDICPWKCIHMVSLDAIDDAIGTEQPGTDPSDAFMFTIDDDICTRCALCVDRCPTGVIILGKAGTATAVGDSHTRTNNHGYGYGMRL, encoded by the coding sequence ATGGCGAAGACCGACGCCAATCCTCCGTTGATGCCGTACACCGACGACTACACGTTGGTCGAGGTCGACGCGGACTACCTCACCAAGGCGGTCAAGCCCAAGCAGTTCATCCACATCGACCAGTCGGAGTGCATCAGCTGCGAAGGCTGTGTCGACATCTGCCCGTGGAAGTGCATCCACATGGTGTCGCTCGACGCGATCGACGACGCCATCGGCACCGAACAGCCGGGCACCGACCCGTCCGATGCGTTCATGTTCACGATCGACGACGACATCTGCACGCGCTGCGCGCTCTGTGTCGACCGATGCCCGACGGGCGTCATCATTCTCGGGAAGGCCGGCACGGCAACCGCCGTCGGCGACTCCCACACGCGTACCAACAACCACGGCTACGGCTACGGCATGAGGCTCTGA
- the trkA gene encoding Trk system potassium transporter TrkA, protein MHVIIVGAGEVGRYLAQRLGAEGNDVVVVEQNEVIAAQIAGELDVQVVVGSATVPSTLEAARVDKADLLAGVTQNDEVNLIASLLAKEAGVAQTVARIQTEELRGPAGKALRDAMQTDLIIDPDADTADEIMELVHVSGADEVYRMSDGDLLVIGAVIAEGSTLAGSTLAEIGAIYEPDWRFLFGALTRNGETVIPRGDQRLEVGDHVRVLTSRSARQEILELLGAAHRTPKRVMILGGGAVGSRVAERLTDEGAEVVLIEQDLSRAKFLSEKLPYVTIVNGDIEDVDLLNEESITRMDLVIAATGDDAANVLACAFAATEQHTFTVAVLHRLALLPIVRQFGIDAALSPRTASANAVLRHVRGGTASVATFLESDIEVDEFLLEEGAPADGVRVADLHLPHSIVLGAVIRPGSPGAIVRGATTLHAGDNVVVFARPDSIPALLKAFSA, encoded by the coding sequence ATGCACGTCATCATCGTGGGCGCCGGCGAAGTCGGCCGCTACCTCGCACAACGTCTCGGTGCCGAAGGCAACGACGTCGTCGTCGTCGAACAGAACGAAGTCATCGCCGCCCAGATCGCCGGTGAGCTCGACGTCCAGGTGGTCGTCGGCAGCGCCACGGTGCCCTCGACGCTCGAAGCCGCCCGTGTCGACAAGGCCGACCTGCTCGCCGGTGTGACGCAGAACGACGAGGTCAACCTGATCGCCTCGTTGCTCGCGAAGGAAGCCGGAGTCGCCCAGACGGTCGCCCGCATCCAGACCGAGGAGTTGCGCGGCCCCGCCGGCAAGGCGCTTCGCGACGCGATGCAGACCGACCTGATCATCGACCCCGATGCCGACACCGCCGACGAGATCATGGAACTCGTCCACGTCTCGGGTGCCGACGAGGTCTACCGCATGTCCGACGGCGACCTGCTCGTGATCGGCGCGGTCATCGCCGAGGGGTCGACGCTCGCCGGGTCGACGCTCGCCGAGATCGGTGCGATCTACGAGCCCGACTGGCGCTTTCTGTTCGGCGCGCTGACGCGCAACGGCGAGACCGTGATCCCGCGCGGCGACCAGCGCCTCGAAGTCGGTGACCACGTGCGCGTGCTCACGTCTCGGTCGGCTCGTCAGGAGATCCTCGAGTTGCTCGGCGCGGCGCACCGCACACCGAAGCGCGTGATGATCCTCGGCGGCGGCGCGGTCGGGTCGCGTGTGGCCGAGCGACTGACCGACGAAGGCGCCGAGGTCGTGCTGATCGAGCAGGACCTGAGCCGCGCGAAGTTCCTCAGCGAGAAGCTGCCCTACGTCACGATCGTCAACGGCGACATCGAAGACGTCGACCTGCTCAACGAGGAATCGATCACCCGGATGGACCTCGTCATCGCCGCCACCGGTGACGACGCCGCCAACGTCCTCGCGTGCGCGTTCGCCGCCACCGAGCAGCACACGTTCACGGTCGCCGTGTTGCACCGACTCGCGCTCCTGCCGATCGTGCGACAGTTCGGCATCGACGCGGCGTTGAGCCCGCGTACCGCGTCGGCCAACGCGGTGCTGCGCCACGTGCGCGGCGGCACGGCGTCGGTGGCGACGTTCCTCGAGAGCGACATCGAGGTCGACGAGTTCCTGCTCGAAGAAGGCGCTCCGGCCGACGGGGTACGAGTCGCCGACCTGCACCTCCCGCACTCGATCGTGCTCGGCGCGGTGATCCGTCCGGGTTCTCCTGGCGCGATCGTCCGCGGTGCCACCACGCTCCACGCCGGCGACAACGTCGTCGTGTTCGCCCGACCTGATTCGATCCCGGCGTTGCTCAAGGCGTTCTCGGCGTGA
- the extP gene encoding selenite/tellurite reduction operon b-type cytochrome ExtP, giving the protein MAKIIDDKPRPTVKDRINDVVDATQGSQAWSSIFRPGSIFRKGYTDSPRNRSYVIMNSVLYHLHPVKVKRHAVKVSYTLCLGGLSFFLFILLTVTGIFLMFFYRPETTAAWNDINNLQTSVTFGLLVRNMHRWGAHLMVLAVFLHMARVFYHGAYKPPREFNWVIGVILLMLTLLLSFTGYLLPWDQLALWAVTVGTNMMGYTPVFGSEVRFVLLGGAEIGSETLLRWYVLHVLFLPFVIVIFMAIHFWRVRKDGGISGPL; this is encoded by the coding sequence ATGGCAAAGATTATTGACGACAAACCCCGCCCGACAGTGAAGGACCGCATCAACGACGTCGTCGATGCGACCCAGGGCAGCCAGGCGTGGAGCTCGATCTTCCGCCCCGGCTCGATCTTCCGCAAGGGCTACACCGACAGCCCGCGTAACCGCAGCTACGTCATCATGAACTCGGTGCTGTACCACTTGCACCCGGTCAAGGTGAAGCGTCACGCGGTCAAGGTCAGCTACACGCTGTGCCTCGGCGGCCTGAGCTTCTTCCTGTTCATCCTGCTCACGGTCACCGGCATCTTCTTGATGTTCTTCTACCGTCCCGAGACCACGGCGGCCTGGAACGACATCAACAACCTGCAGACCTCGGTCACCTTCGGCCTCCTGGTCAGAAACATGCACAGGTGGGGCGCACACCTCATGGTGCTCGCCGTGTTCTTGCACATGGCTCGAGTCTTCTACCACGGCGCCTACAAGCCGCCGCGTGAGTTCAACTGGGTGATCGGCGTGATCCTGCTGATGCTCACCCTGCTGCTGTCGTTCACCGGCTACCTGCTCCCGTGGGACCAGTTGGCACTGTGGGCCGTCACGGTGGGTACCAACATGATGGGCTACACACCGGTGTTCGGTAGTGAGGTCAGATTCGTCTTGCTGGGCGGTGCCGAAATCGGCTCCGAAACGCTGTTGAGATGGTACGTACTCCACGTCTTGTTCCTGCCGTTCGTGATCGTCATCTTCATGGCGATCCACTTCTGGCGGGTGCGTAAAGACGGTGGTATTTCGGGTCCGTTGTGA
- a CDS encoding ABC1 kinase family protein encodes MQKKAVASLASIVALAAGLATAAQKAGKKASDGVVGSPVASRFSRSAKVWKLSARNSARFAVSRVRGIGSAEARRAELDEQFAIKTAADVAKELGEMKGVLMKAGQLISFIFEALPDEAQDALATLQADAAPMAPTLAAGVVRDDLGKPPEKIFLDWTDMPVAAASIGQVHRAVTPDGRDVAVKVQYPGVHEAIESDLDAAEVMYAMFSSMMLKGLDAKGLVDELRSRMREELDYRLEASNVAEFEQRFAGHPWVRIPKLVPDYSTEHLLTTEWIDGMTFDQLRRQESTETKQRAAEVLWRFSQNAIHRYGIFNGDPHPGNYKFHHDGSVSFLDYGLVKRWSPGEWETLKPAMDAIIVDRDPELLVRRMESSGFLRSGHGLDAGLVYDYVSSPYVPYLTDEFTFTREWMRDTLATILDVQGPHAPVIEQLNMPPSFVILDRVIWGVSAILGKLEAHGPWRAMLLEYTNDGEPATELGATEAAWTRSRSSH; translated from the coding sequence ATGCAGAAGAAGGCCGTCGCCTCGCTCGCGTCGATCGTGGCGCTGGCGGCCGGTCTCGCGACCGCCGCGCAGAAGGCGGGCAAGAAGGCCAGCGACGGCGTGGTCGGATCGCCGGTCGCGAGCCGTTTCTCCCGGTCGGCCAAGGTGTGGAAGCTGTCGGCGCGCAACTCGGCGCGTTTCGCCGTGTCTCGCGTTCGCGGCATCGGCAGCGCCGAGGCCCGCCGCGCCGAACTCGACGAACAGTTCGCCATCAAGACCGCCGCCGACGTCGCCAAAGAACTCGGCGAGATGAAGGGCGTGCTGATGAAGGCCGGCCAGCTCATCAGCTTCATCTTCGAAGCACTTCCCGACGAGGCACAAGATGCGCTGGCCACGTTGCAGGCCGATGCCGCACCGATGGCCCCCACGCTCGCCGCCGGCGTCGTCCGAGACGACCTCGGCAAGCCCCCGGAGAAGATCTTCCTCGACTGGACCGACATGCCGGTGGCCGCTGCGTCGATCGGGCAGGTCCACCGCGCGGTCACGCCCGACGGCCGCGACGTCGCGGTGAAGGTGCAGTACCCCGGCGTCCACGAGGCGATCGAGAGCGACCTCGACGCCGCCGAGGTGATGTACGCGATGTTCTCGTCGATGATGCTCAAGGGTCTCGACGCCAAGGGACTCGTCGACGAGTTGCGGTCACGCATGCGCGAAGAACTCGACTACCGGCTCGAAGCGAGCAACGTCGCGGAGTTCGAGCAACGCTTCGCCGGTCACCCGTGGGTGCGGATCCCGAAGCTGGTTCCCGACTACTCGACCGAACACCTCCTCACCACCGAGTGGATCGACGGCATGACCTTCGACCAACTGCGACGCCAGGAGTCGACCGAGACGAAGCAGCGGGCTGCCGAAGTGCTGTGGCGCTTCTCGCAGAACGCCATCCACCGCTACGGCATCTTCAACGGTGACCCGCATCCCGGCAACTACAAGTTCCACCACGACGGCAGCGTGTCGTTCCTCGACTACGGCCTCGTCAAGCGTTGGTCGCCGGGCGAATGGGAGACCCTCAAACCGGCGATGGACGCGATCATCGTCGACCGCGACCCCGAGTTGCTCGTGCGACGCATGGAGTCGTCGGGGTTCCTGCGTTCGGGGCACGGCCTCGACGCCGGTCTGGTCTACGACTACGTGTCGAGCCCGTACGTGCCGTACCTCACCGACGAGTTCACGTTCACACGCGAGTGGATGCGCGACACGCTCGCCACGATCCTCGACGTGCAGGGGCCGCACGCTCCCGTGATCGAGCAGCTCAACATGCCACCGAGCTTCGTGATCCTCGACCGTGTGATCTGGGGTGTCAGCGCGATTCTCGGCAAGCTCGAAGCTCACGGACCCTGGCGAGCGATGCTGCTCGAGTACACCAACGACGGCGAACCCGCGACCGAACTGGGTGCCACCGAGGCCGCCTGGACACGCAGCCGCAGCAGCCACTGA
- a CDS encoding group III truncated hemoglobin — MIVRPLTDAELAGRTDLQHRDDIERLVVEFYRYAAMDELLGPVFAAAHVDWPEHIATLTDFWSWQLLGERGYQGNPLRAHEPSHERTPFTDAHFERWLDLFTSTIDEQFVGPTAEMAKVRARKMAFAMRRLLTGRHGDHDEPTEPIWPTTRAGSG; from the coding sequence GTGATCGTGCGCCCGCTCACCGACGCCGAGCTGGCCGGGCGGACCGACCTGCAGCATCGCGACGACATCGAACGACTCGTCGTCGAGTTCTACCGCTATGCCGCGATGGACGAACTCCTCGGCCCCGTCTTCGCCGCGGCTCACGTCGACTGGCCCGAACACATCGCGACGCTCACCGACTTCTGGTCGTGGCAACTGCTCGGCGAGCGCGGGTACCAGGGCAATCCGCTACGAGCTCACGAGCCGTCGCACGAGCGCACGCCGTTCACCGACGCGCACTTCGAACGATGGCTCGATCTGTTCACGTCGACCATCGACGAACAGTTCGTCGGGCCGACTGCCGAGATGGCCAAGGTGCGAGCGAGGAAGATGGCGTTCGCGATGCGGCGACTGCTCACCGGGCGTCACGGTGACCACGACGAGCCGACCGAGCCGATCTGGCCGACCACTCGGGCGGGCAGCGGGTGA
- a CDS encoding TraR/DksA C4-type zinc finger protein, with product MTVEQNQPEPAEARAEQQAEPSTAESAEHHEQIEAAQQDEVPVAAPADDIDLDAMTADLDGVDAALVRLADGTYWTDEVTGEPIPPEVLAADPIARRS from the coding sequence GTGACAGTCGAGCAGAACCAGCCCGAGCCCGCCGAGGCCCGGGCAGAGCAGCAGGCCGAGCCGTCGACGGCCGAATCAGCCGAACATCACGAGCAGATCGAGGCCGCGCAGCAGGACGAGGTGCCCGTGGCGGCACCGGCCGACGACATCGACCTCGATGCGATGACCGCCGACCTCGACGGGGTCGACGCCGCACTCGTCCGCCTGGCCGACGGCACCTACTGGACCGACGAGGTGACCGGCGAGCCGATCCCGCCCGAGGTCCTCGCCGCCGACCCGATCGCCCGGCGCAGCTGA
- a CDS encoding RrF2 family transcriptional regulator, whose translation MRLEITQRADLAVRALVVLHRAPTRLKSVDLAAALGTTAGFVPQVMGPLVREGWVRSVPGPTGGYEPVRDIDALNVLDVVEAVDGPTDSGRCVVADRPCAATEPCALHVAWGRARRELVTSLKTMSVGALAVTT comes from the coding sequence ATGCGACTTGAGATCACACAGCGAGCCGATCTCGCGGTCCGAGCGTTGGTCGTGCTGCACCGGGCACCGACACGATTGAAGAGCGTCGACCTCGCCGCCGCGTTGGGCACCACCGCCGGTTTCGTCCCCCAGGTGATGGGCCCGCTCGTGCGCGAAGGCTGGGTGCGATCGGTTCCGGGCCCCACCGGCGGCTACGAACCGGTGCGTGACATCGACGCGCTCAACGTCCTCGACGTGGTCGAGGCGGTCGACGGCCCCACCGACTCCGGGCGATGCGTCGTCGCCGATCGCCCTTGCGCCGCAACCGAACCCTGCGCCCTCCACGTCGCCTGGGGGCGTGCACGGCGCGAACTGGTGACCTCGCTGAAGACGATGTCGGTGGGCGCACTGGCGGTCACGACGTGA
- a CDS encoding NAD(P)/FAD-dependent oxidoreductase, with the protein MSNATSTDVLVVGGGPAGASTAIRLARAGHSVTLVERRTGRSPFTRGDLLDPATVRELAHLDIATDGLATHELFGTRLWSSDRSVPIRWPDGASGLSIRRSDLNRALLDTCSDAGVDVVIGQEAVAPIVERGFVRGATVADTATDASLSVQPSREIGCRFLVVADGANSRFGRGLGTNRDRNWPYAISASVYFESRRSADRWVDIVLGPRDRNDNPVTGHGWVTPVADGTVNVGVTMVSSYRDVLGVNTLKLLDTVIDDVAARWHIDPSARLTDPVRRRTPVGGSVRPIMGPTFLVAGDAAGMANPFNGHGIGAALMTGRIAADVLDEALSVGNSTTLQRYPALLDDEIGTYHKVGRLSARFLGRPRLLKFALRSGIRSEEAMGAAMRIATNELRSDDAGGAERAYRLAQVVSRFAPSW; encoded by the coding sequence GTGAGCAACGCCACGTCGACCGACGTCCTCGTCGTCGGTGGGGGCCCCGCAGGCGCCTCGACAGCGATCCGGCTCGCCCGAGCCGGCCACTCGGTCACCCTCGTCGAGCGACGCACCGGCCGATCCCCGTTCACGCGTGGCGATCTCCTCGACCCGGCGACGGTTCGCGAGCTCGCGCACCTCGACATCGCCACCGACGGGCTCGCGACCCACGAACTCTTCGGCACGCGCCTGTGGTCGTCCGACCGGTCGGTGCCGATCCGATGGCCCGACGGTGCGTCCGGTCTGTCGATCCGTCGCTCCGACCTGAATCGCGCGCTGCTCGACACGTGCAGCGACGCCGGGGTCGACGTCGTGATCGGCCAGGAGGCCGTCGCTCCGATCGTCGAGCGCGGCTTCGTGCGTGGCGCCACGGTCGCCGACACCGCGACCGACGCGTCGCTCTCGGTGCAACCGTCGCGCGAGATCGGTTGCCGGTTCCTCGTGGTCGCCGACGGGGCCAACAGCCGATTCGGTCGCGGCCTCGGCACCAACCGTGACCGCAACTGGCCGTACGCCATCTCGGCGAGCGTCTACTTCGAGAGCCGTCGGAGCGCCGATCGGTGGGTCGACATCGTGCTCGGCCCGCGCGACCGCAACGACAATCCGGTCACCGGTCACGGATGGGTCACCCCGGTCGCCGACGGCACGGTCAACGTCGGCGTCACGATGGTGTCGAGCTACCGCGACGTGCTCGGTGTCAACACGCTCAAACTGCTCGACACGGTCATCGACGACGTGGCTGCCCGCTGGCACATCGATCCGTCGGCGCGTCTGACCGATCCGGTGCGCCGGCGTACTCCGGTGGGCGGTTCGGTGCGCCCGATCATGGGTCCGACCTTCCTCGTCGCGGGTGACGCGGCAGGCATGGCCAACCCGTTCAACGGACACGGGATCGGCGCGGCGCTGATGACCGGTCGCATCGCGGCCGACGTGCTCGACGAGGCACTGTCGGTGGGCAACTCCACCACGCTGCAGCGCTACCCGGCGCTCCTCGACGACGAGATCGGCACGTACCACAAGGTCGGCCGGCTCAGCGCTCGATTCCTCGGCCGGCCGCGACTGCTGAAGTTCGCGCTGCGCAGCGGGATCCGCAGCGAGGAAGCGATGGGCGCAGCGATGCGCATCGCCACCAACGAGTTGCGGTCCGACGACGCCGGTGGGGCCGAGCGCGCCTACCGCTTGGCCCAGGTCGTCTCACGCTTCGCGCCGTCCTGGTAG